The nucleotide window AAGCGGTTTCCAAGGCGTTGCCTCAGCTTGAGGGTAAGCTGACCGGTAATGCGATCCGTGTTCCTACACCAAACGTTTCAATGGCGATTCTGAATCTGAATCTTGATTCTGAGACCAATAAAGAAGAGTTGAATGAGTATCTGCGTGAGATGGCATTGCACTCTCCTTTGCAGAAGCAGATCGATTACAGCAACTCTCCGGAAGCGGTATCTTCTGACTTTGTTGGCTCTCGTGCTGCGGGTGTTGTTGATGCTCTGGCAACTATCGGTGAAGGCAATCGTTGCGTACTTTATGTATGGTACGACAATGAGTTTGGTTACAGCTGTCAGGTGATTCGTATGGCTCAGCGTATGGCTAAATGCACCCTGCCTGCGTTCCCTAAAGCCAAGGTCTGATAAGACTTTAGGCTAACGGAAAACCGCCCTAAGAGGCGGTTTTTTATTGGTTTTTTCTTCATATGCATAAAAAGAATATTTATATATCTTAAAGTTCTATCAATGCTTTGCGATTAATGACCTAAAAGTCACCTTTAATGGTCGCTCTTGTAGAAAAATTACCTCCCGATCTTTATACTTAACCGGTTTTTGGGTTGGGGTTATCCCGTGCTTTGTAGGGTTTTTGCTTTGGTTTGTGACATCAGGGGACAATGTTGCAGAGTCGGAGGCATCGTGCTTTGCGGGACGGGATCCTGAAAAAATTATAATAGAGATTGGGTGAGGCGGATGATCAAGATCAAACAGGGTCTGGATCTACCTATAACAGGCACTCCTGAGCAGACTGTTTCGGCAGCTGTTGAGGTTACGTCTGTCGCCGTGATCGGCTTCGATTATCCAGGCATGAAGCCTACGATGCGGGTCAAGGTGGGAGATCGGGTAAAACTCGGTCAAGTGATCTTTTCCGATAAGAAAACGGAAGGTGTGGATTTTACAGCACCAGCTGCGGGTGTGATTAAAGAGATCAACCGTGGTGATCGACGGGTTCTGCAATCGGTTGTTGTTGAAATTGATGGCAACGAAGCAGAGCAATTTTCGAAATATGAAGTATCTCAGTTGTCTTCGCTGACAGCTGAGCAGGTTCAGGATAATCTGGTTAAATCCGGAGCCTGGACTGCACTGCGTACACGTCCATTCAGCAAGGTTCCACAGCCAGGCACTCAGCCTGCGTCGATCTTTGTTACTGCGACAGATACAAATCCTCTGGCAGCGAATCCTGAAGTGATTATCGCTGAGCAGACAGAAGCCTTTGTTAATGGTCTGACGGTATTAACCCGCCTGACTGAAGGTAAAGTGTTTCTGTGTAAGGCTGAGGGAGCAAACATACCCACAGCTGACGGGGTGACGGTCGAAGAGTTTGCTGGCAAGCATCCGGCAGGTAACGCGGGTACCCATATTCACTTCCTGGATCCGGTATCAGCGACTAAAACTGTCTGGACTATCGGCTATCAGGATGTCATCGCGTTTGGTCAGCTGTTTACGACAGGTGAGCTGTTTACCGATCGTGTTGTTGCGATTGCCGGTCCTCAGGTTAATCAACCTACTCTGGTACGTACGCGTTTGGGTGCAAGCCTGGATGAGCTACTGGCAGGACGTACTGAAGGTGAAAATAATCGTGTTATCAGTGGTTCTGTCTGGAATGGCCGAAATTCTGCCGGACCTTTGGGTTATCTTAGCCGTTACGCCAGCCAGGTGACTGTGCTGGAAGAGGGCGATCAGCGTGAGCTGCTGGGCTGGATAGTACCGGGTGCGAATAAGTTCTCTGTTCTGAATATGTTCCTTTCCAAGCTGAGTCCGTCTAAGAAGTTTAACTTCACCACGACGACTAATGGTTCCGAACGGGCCATGGTGCCGGTGGGGCAGTTCGAAGAACTGATGCCGCTGGATATTCTTCCTACGCAGCTGTTGCGTGCTCTGGTGACCGGCGATATCGTTCATGCGATGGATCTGGGGTGCCTTGAGCTGGACGAAGAAGACCTCGCGCTGTGCACATTTGCCTGTCCGGGCAAGTATGAGTACGGCCCAATCCTTCGCGACAATCTGGCGCGTATCGAGAAAGAGGCCTGATCATGAGCTTAAGAAATATTCTTGATAAAATGGAGCCGCATTTCCATAAAGGCGGCAAGTATGAAAACTGGTATGCGCTGTATGAAGCCGCCGATACTATTTTCTACACTCCGGGTCATGTGACTAAGACAGCTGCCCACGTTCGTGATGCAGTTGACCTTAAACGAATGATGATCCTGGTATGGATGTGTACTTTCCCTGCTGTCTTGTTTGGTTTGTACAATGTTGGTCTGCAGGCTAATACTGCAATGGCAACATTGGGAATCACTGAACCGTCAACCTGGCAGGGTGGCCTTACAGCGCTGTTCACCAGTTTTAACCCGGACAGCCTGTGGGATAACATCATTCACGGTGCGATGTACTGGCTGCCTATCTATCTGACGACCTTTGTTGTCGGTGGTTTCTGGGAAGTGCTGTTCGCAATGAAGCGTGGACACGAAGTAAACGAAGGCTTCTTTGTTACTTCTATTCTGTTTGCCCTGATTTTGCCGCCAACGATTCCGTTGTGGCAGGTCGCACTGGGTATCAGCTTCGGCGTTGTGATTGGTAAAGAAGTTTTCGGTGGTACCGGTAAAAACTTCCTTAACCCCGCTCTGACGGGTCGTGCTTTCCTGTTCTTCGCATACCCTGCGCAGATGTCAGGCGATGCGATCTGGACTGCCGTTGATGGCTTCTCTGGTGCTACACCTCTGGGTCTTGCTGCTGCGGGTGGTGTTGATGCTATTCTGGCGCAGAATATCACCTGGTTTGATGCCTTTATCGGCACCATTCAGGGATCTGTCGGTGAGGTGTCTACTTTTGCCGTTGCGCTGGGTGGCGCTGTATTGCTGATTGCTAAGGTGGCTGCATGGCGTATTGTCGCCGGTGTGTTCCTGGGTATGACCGTGATGGCTACCCTGTTTAACATCATCGGATCCGATACTAATTCGATGTTTGCCTTACCGTTTTACTGGCATATGGTGCTGGGTGGCTTTGCTTTCGGTATGTTCTTTATGGCAACCGATCCGATCTCAGCTTCTATGACAAATACCGGCAAGTGGTTCTTTGGAGCACTGATCGGTGTGATGGTTGTTCTTATTCGGGTAGTTAACCCGGCCTTCCCTGAGGGGATGATGCTGGCGATTCTGTTCGGTAACCTGTTTGCGCCACTGATCGATAACTTTGTCGTTCAGGCGAACATCAAGCGGAGGGCTCTACGCAATGTCAGCAAGTAAAGATTCCATCGGTAGAACAATTACCGTTGCTGTTTTGCTTTGTGTGGTCTGCTCCGTTGTTGTATCAGCGTCAGCAGTGCTGCTTAAGCCTAAACAGGTAGCTAACAAGAACCTTGACCGTCAGACTAATATCCTTGCTGCAGCAGGTATTGCCACTGCAGGTCAGGATATTCCAGCACTATTCGATCAGTTGATTGAAAAGCGTTTTGTCGATCTGCGTTCCGGTCAATACACTGAAGTGGATGATCCTGCCCGTTACGATGCGCGTAAAGCGGCTAAGGAGAGTGACACTGGTGTTGCTCTGGAGCGCGGCGTAGATATCGCTTCAATCAAGTATCAGGCAAAAGTGATGCCGGTATACCTGGTTAAGAAGCAGGGCGGTGAAGGCTTTGATAAACTGATCCTTCCGGTCCATGGCTATGGCCTTTGGTCTACTTTGTACGGCTTCCTGGCGTTAGAAGCAGACCTTAATACGGTTGTTGGTTTTGGCTTCTATTCACACGCTGAGACTCCGGGGCTGGGTGGCGAAGTTGATAATCCAAACTGGAAAGCGCTGTGGCCTGGTAAGCAGGTCTATCCTGCCGGTTCTATGGTGCCAGCGTTAGGACTGGTTAAAGGCAATGTTAATCCTGCCTCTGCCTCTGCTAAGCATCAGGTGGATGGACTTGCCGGCGCGACTTTGACCAGTAACGGTGTATCTAATCTGGTTAAATTCTGGATGGGTGAGAATGGTTATGCGCCATTCCTGTCAAATCTGAAAGCAGGGGGGGCGTAAATTATGTCTCAAGTTAAAGATGTCCTGATTGGACCGATTTTTAACAATAACCCGATCGGGCTGCAGATCCTGGGGATCTGTTCCGCTCTGGCGGTAACCTCAAACCTGGGTACAGCGTTTGTAATGACCCTCGCGGTAACGGTGGTAACAGCGTTTTCAAACCTGTTTATTTCCGTTATTCGTAATCAGATCCCGGGCAATATACGGATTATCTGTCAGATGGCCATCATTGCATCTCTGGTAATCGTAGTTGACCAGATTCTGAAAGCGTATGCTTATGATATTTCTAAGCAGCTTTCGGTATTCGTGGGTCTGATCATTACTAACTGTATCGTAATGGGCCGTGCTGAAGCCTTCGCGATGAAGAACCCTCCGGGGATCGCCTTCCTCGATGGTATCGGTAACGGACTGGGATACGGTGTAGTGCTGATCTTTGTTGGTTTCCTTCGCGAGCTGTTTGGTGCGGGTAAACTCTTTGGCATCGAAGTTTTACCGCTGGTCACTGACGGTGGTTGGTACATGGCTAATGGTATGATGTTGTTACCGCCAAGTGCGTTCTTCATCATCGGCATGTTTATCTGGCTGGTTCGTACCTTTAAGAAAGATCAGGTTGAAGCGCCCGAGTTCGAGCTTGCTAAGAACACTCAGAAGGAGGCTGTGTAATGGAACAGTATATCAGCCTTGCTGTTAAGGCGATCTTTGTTGAAAACATGGCGCTGGCCTTCTTTCTGGGGATGTGTACATTCCTGGCGATATCAAAGAAGGTTCAGACGGCTATCGGTCTGGGTATTGCCGTTATTGTGGTTCTGGCGATCACAACACCGATCAATAACCTGATCTATAATCTGCTGCTTCGTGAAGGTGCGCTGGCCTGGGCCGGTTATCCTGAAGTTGATCTGAGCTTTCTGGGCTATATCTCTTATATCGGTGTAATCGCTGCGATTGTACAGATTCTGGAGATGTTCCTGGATAAGTATGTACCTGTACTCTACAACGCACTGGGTGTATTCCTGCCGCTGATTACCGTGAACTGCGCCATTATGGGTGCGGCACTGTTTATGGTGGAGCGTGACTACTCCTTTGGTGAGTCTGTTGTTTATGGTACGGGTGCGGGTCTTGGCTGGGCGTTGGCGATCACCGCTCTGGCAGGTATCCGTGAAAAACTGAAATACAGCGACGTACCGGAAGGTTTGCGTGGCCTGGGTATCACCTTCATCACTGTTGGTCTGATGTCCCTGGGTTTCATGTCTTTTTCCGGCGTGCAGCTGTAATTGCTGTCGCATGATCAACTAAAGAAGGATTAAGCTAATGAATGCAGAAATCGTTCTCGGCGTTGTCATGTTTACCGCGGTAGTGCTTGCACTGGTCGCGGTAATTCTGGCAGCCCGTTCAAAACTGGTTAGCAGTGGTGATGTGACCATCACCATTAATGATGACCCAAACAAGAGCGTAACTGTTGCTGCTGGTGATAAGCTGCTTCAGAC belongs to Amphritea atlantica and includes:
- a CDS encoding Na(+)-translocating NADH-quinone reductase subunit C yields the protein MSASKDSIGRTITVAVLLCVVCSVVVSASAVLLKPKQVANKNLDRQTNILAAAGIATAGQDIPALFDQLIEKRFVDLRSGQYTEVDDPARYDARKAAKESDTGVALERGVDIASIKYQAKVMPVYLVKKQGGEGFDKLILPVHGYGLWSTLYGFLALEADLNTVVGFGFYSHAETPGLGGEVDNPNWKALWPGKQVYPAGSMVPALGLVKGNVNPASASAKHQVDGLAGATLTSNGVSNLVKFWMGENGYAPFLSNLKAGGA
- a CDS encoding Na(+)-translocating NADH-quinone reductase subunit A gives rise to the protein MIKIKQGLDLPITGTPEQTVSAAVEVTSVAVIGFDYPGMKPTMRVKVGDRVKLGQVIFSDKKTEGVDFTAPAAGVIKEINRGDRRVLQSVVVEIDGNEAEQFSKYEVSQLSSLTAEQVQDNLVKSGAWTALRTRPFSKVPQPGTQPASIFVTATDTNPLAANPEVIIAEQTEAFVNGLTVLTRLTEGKVFLCKAEGANIPTADGVTVEEFAGKHPAGNAGTHIHFLDPVSATKTVWTIGYQDVIAFGQLFTTGELFTDRVVAIAGPQVNQPTLVRTRLGASLDELLAGRTEGENNRVISGSVWNGRNSAGPLGYLSRYASQVTVLEEGDQRELLGWIVPGANKFSVLNMFLSKLSPSKKFNFTTTTNGSERAMVPVGQFEELMPLDILPTQLLRALVTGDIVHAMDLGCLELDEEDLALCTFACPGKYEYGPILRDNLARIEKEA
- a CDS encoding NADH:ubiquinone reductase (Na(+)-transporting) subunit D, producing the protein MSQVKDVLIGPIFNNNPIGLQILGICSALAVTSNLGTAFVMTLAVTVVTAFSNLFISVIRNQIPGNIRIICQMAIIASLVIVVDQILKAYAYDISKQLSVFVGLIITNCIVMGRAEAFAMKNPPGIAFLDGIGNGLGYGVVLIFVGFLRELFGAGKLFGIEVLPLVTDGGWYMANGMMLLPPSAFFIIGMFIWLVRTFKKDQVEAPEFELAKNTQKEAV
- the nqrE gene encoding NADH:ubiquinone reductase (Na(+)-transporting) subunit E; protein product: MEQYISLAVKAIFVENMALAFFLGMCTFLAISKKVQTAIGLGIAVIVVLAITTPINNLIYNLLLREGALAWAGYPEVDLSFLGYISYIGVIAAIVQILEMFLDKYVPVLYNALGVFLPLITVNCAIMGAALFMVERDYSFGESVVYGTGAGLGWALAITALAGIREKLKYSDVPEGLRGLGITFITVGLMSLGFMSFSGVQL
- a CDS encoding NADH:ubiquinone reductase (Na(+)-transporting) subunit B, which codes for MSLRNILDKMEPHFHKGGKYENWYALYEAADTIFYTPGHVTKTAAHVRDAVDLKRMMILVWMCTFPAVLFGLYNVGLQANTAMATLGITEPSTWQGGLTALFTSFNPDSLWDNIIHGAMYWLPIYLTTFVVGGFWEVLFAMKRGHEVNEGFFVTSILFALILPPTIPLWQVALGISFGVVIGKEVFGGTGKNFLNPALTGRAFLFFAYPAQMSGDAIWTAVDGFSGATPLGLAAAGGVDAILAQNITWFDAFIGTIQGSVGEVSTFAVALGGAVLLIAKVAAWRIVAGVFLGMTVMATLFNIIGSDTNSMFALPFYWHMVLGGFAFGMFFMATDPISASMTNTGKWFFGALIGVMVVLIRVVNPAFPEGMMLAILFGNLFAPLIDNFVVQANIKRRALRNVSK